CCGGCCTCAAGGAGAACGTGATCATCGGTCACCTGATCCCGGCCGGTACGGGCAGCCCGCACTACCAGGACACGCACCCGCAGCTGAAGGACAAGGCGCTGGGCGATTTCTCCGACGAACTGGAAATCGGCGGCGTGGCGCCGGAAGACGGTGATTCCGACGAGGAAGAAGCGATCCTCTAAGGCGTTTCGCGCGCGGGTTACAATGAATGGCGCCAGGGCGGCCCGGGTTTCGGGCCGCCCCGCCGGCGCCGCGCGGACCATCCGACGGTTTGAGCGCTTTCCCGGGGTGTGTTATGCTCTTCCCCACGCGAAAGCAGGTCTTAACACAGGTGTAGATCCATGCCTCCAGCTAAACGAATGGTGCTTCTGCTCGCCGCGGCCGCTTGCATTGCCGCCGGCGCCGCGGCCGAACTGATCGACGCGGTTGTGGCCACCGTCGACCGGGAAGTCATCCTCCATAGCGATGTGCTCGTGGAGGTTGGACCGGCCGTTGAAGGGCTCCCGCCCGACAGCGACGAGTTCCGTTCCCTCTATGACGCGGCCCTCGAGCAGGCCATCGAGCAGAAGATCCTCTACCGCGAGGGTGTGCTCAACAACATCAGCATTACCGACGAGCAGGTAAACGCCCAGATCAAGCGTTACCGCGACCAATACCCCAGTGAAAAGGACTTCATGGACGCGCTCGCGAACGCGGGCGAGACCATGAGCGATTTCCGCGAGCGCATCCGCAAGCAGACCGTCGCGCTGTCGATGGGAATGAGCAAGCGCTTCGCGCTGGAGCGTGAAATCGTGGTGTCCGAGGCGGAACTCGCGCAGTACTACCAGGACAATGTCCGCGAGTTCAACAAGCCGGAGCGGGTGAAGCTTTACCGCATATTCCTTCCCGCGCCCCGCGAGGGCGAAGCGCGGGCCCGGGCCATCGCGCGCGCGGAGGCCTTGCGCGAGGAACTGGGCCTCGGCGCGGATTTCAGCGAGCTCGCCCGCACGCACTCCGAGGGGCCCGGCGCGGAGCAGGGCGGTTTCGTGGGCTGGATCGAGCGCGGAGAACTCATACCGGAGCTCGAGAACGTGGCGTTCGCCCTGAGCCCCGGGGATGTCAGCCCCATTATCGAGACCGAGTTCGGCGTCATGCTGTTGAAGTCCGAGGAGAAGGTGGAGGCGGGCCTGGCCTCCTTCGACGAAGTCCGCACCGAGATTGAGCCGGAATTGCGCCGCGCCCAGGCGGCCGACCGGTACGCCAAGTGGATGTCGGAACTCCGGAAGCGGAGCCGTGTGCGGAAGTTTGAGTGACGCCTTCCCGGAGGCGCGCGGCCAGTTCGAAGGCCACGCCATCCGGGACCGCGCGGCGCGGCAGCGGCGGATGCTCCCGTGGCGCGCCCACCGCATGGCTTTCTGGATACTCTATGACTAC
This is a stretch of genomic DNA from Candidatus Hydrogenedentota bacterium. It encodes these proteins:
- a CDS encoding peptidylprolyl isomerase, whose translation is MPPAKRMVLLLAAAACIAAGAAAELIDAVVATVDREVILHSDVLVEVGPAVEGLPPDSDEFRSLYDAALEQAIEQKILYREGVLNNISITDEQVNAQIKRYRDQYPSEKDFMDALANAGETMSDFRERIRKQTVALSMGMSKRFALEREIVVSEAELAQYYQDNVREFNKPERVKLYRIFLPAPREGEARARAIARAEALREELGLGADFSELARTHSEGPGAEQGGFVGWIERGELIPELENVAFALSPGDVSPIIETEFGVMLLKSEEKVEAGLASFDEVRTEIEPELRRAQAADRYAKWMSELRKRSRVRKFE